Proteins co-encoded in one Nematostella vectensis chromosome 15, jaNemVect1.1, whole genome shotgun sequence genomic window:
- the LOC5522219 gene encoding G-protein coupled receptor 54, which yields MSRMTFDGNSSYLGNLSTFRNLPDNECLEPSCVHSLSARIAIIMSLGVLFLAILGGNVLLCYVIISKGRHGRNTTIVSILHLSVIDVIFTICSMPFMVVQLYIQDSWVFGKAMCKMVSFTQSACVIASMLNLSIISIERFSAVFFPFWTIYRRKIIRIGLIATWVIAIGFSSYYLTVKDTMKFAGKTYCFENWSSEKERKVFVLIQSALFYFLPLFLMATLHSMMIIKLRWNNFPQAKGPSSEAQSNERYHSPLRMHLRKKARNTLLLIVALFALCWTPYQALMLWFETSAHVRITPLTQRLFTASIWLMYLNCACHPLVYGFMSARYKKALAEVTRSVISKWSVWYSRKDSDRVRIDRP from the coding sequence ATGAGCAGAATGACTTTCGATGGAAATTCTTCTTATCTTGGGAACTTGTCGACTTTCCGAAATCTACCCGACAACGAATGTCTTGAACCTTCATGTGTACATTCGCTGAGCGCTCGTATTGCTATCATTATGTCGTTAGGGGTCTTGTTCCTTGCCATTTTGGGAGGAAATGTCTTACTGTGTTATGTCATCATCAGTAAGGGTCGCCATGGTAGAAACACAACAATAGTCTCAATTCTAcatctatctgtcattgaTGTCATATTCACTATATGCAGTATGCCGTTTATGGTTGTTCAGTTGTATATACAGGATTCATGGGTCTTCGGGAAAGCTATGTGCAAAATGGTCTCTTTCACGCAGAGCGCATGCGTGATAGCATCCATGTTAAACCTTAGCATCATCAGCATCGAGCGATTTTCAGCCGTCTTCTTTCCATTTTGGACCATCTATCGGCGTAAAATTATTCGAATTGGGCTAATTGCCACTTGGGTTATCGCTATCGGGTTCTCGTCCTACTACCTGACAGTTaaagacacaatgaaattCGCAGGAAAAACCTATTGCTTTGAGAACTGGAGCTCAGAGAAGGAGCGGAAAGTTTTCGTTTTGATACAATCAgcattattttatttcctGCCGCTGTTTCTAATGGCGACCTTACACTCAATGATGATCATCAAACTCCGCTGGAATAACTTCCCACAAGCAAAAGGGCCTTCCAGTGAAGCTCAATCTAACGAGCGTTATCACAGCCCTCTCAGAATGCACCTTCGTAAAAAGGCCCGAAATACACTCTTGTTAATAGTAGCCCTTTTTGCACTATGTTGGACTCCGTACCAGGCCCTAATGCTCTGGTTTGAGACCAGTGCGCATGTTCGGATTACTCCGCTGACACAACGGTTGTTTACGGCTTCCATTTGGCTTATGTATCTAAACTGCGCCTGTCATCCTCTGGTGTACGGGTTCATGTCTGCAAGGTACAAGAAAGCGCTTGCTGAAGTCACTCGCTCTGTGATAAGTAAATGGTCAGTCTGGTATAGCAGGAAAGACTCTGATCGCGTGCGCATAGATAGACCATAA